In one window of Nocardia brasiliensis DNA:
- a CDS encoding M1 family metallopeptidase, producing MPDKFYAAPIDDYLPQNGNRGYRVSRYELELTYKVASNRLTGRAAITAVTTAVQPRFAFDLAQALTVSKVFVNGAKAAKYVHQRGKLTVTPQQRIPSGGVLSLVIQYGGTPRPVRGPWGEVGWEELTEGALVASQPNGAASWFPCDDHPSSKASYRISITTDTPYYALANGTLLRKQTKASQTTWVYEQVEPMSSYLATIQIGPYQKHRVGAARSPVPMQAVVPPRLRAAFEHDFARQPQMMELFIERFGPYPFEGYTVVVTDDELEIPIEAQGISIFGANHCDGRRGAERLVAHELAHQWFGNSLTIRQWRDIWLHEGFACYAEWIWSEAAGGPTADQLARAARHNLARQPQDIVVGDPGPQRMFDDRVYKRGALALHALRLELGSTAFFDLLREWTIRYRHGSVTTEEFTDLAGHYSPVPLRPLWDSWLAGKPLPQLPPSAA from the coding sequence ATGCCCGACAAGTTCTACGCAGCGCCCATCGATGACTACTTGCCGCAGAACGGAAATCGGGGCTATCGGGTATCGCGGTACGAGCTGGAGCTGACCTACAAGGTGGCGAGCAACCGGCTGACCGGCCGGGCCGCGATCACCGCGGTGACCACCGCCGTGCAGCCGCGCTTCGCGTTCGATCTCGCGCAGGCGCTCACCGTGTCGAAGGTCTTCGTCAACGGCGCCAAGGCCGCGAAATACGTGCACCAGCGCGGCAAGCTGACCGTCACACCGCAGCAACGGATTCCGTCCGGCGGGGTGCTCTCGCTGGTCATCCAATACGGGGGCACGCCGCGTCCGGTGCGCGGACCGTGGGGCGAGGTGGGTTGGGAAGAGCTCACCGAGGGCGCGCTGGTCGCCAGCCAGCCCAACGGCGCGGCGTCCTGGTTCCCGTGCGACGACCACCCGAGTTCCAAAGCCAGCTACCGGATTTCGATCACCACCGACACCCCGTACTACGCGCTGGCCAACGGCACCCTGCTGCGCAAGCAGACCAAGGCCAGCCAGACCACCTGGGTGTACGAACAGGTGGAGCCGATGTCGAGCTACCTGGCCACCATTCAGATCGGGCCGTATCAGAAGCACCGCGTCGGCGCGGCGCGGAGCCCGGTACCGATGCAGGCCGTGGTGCCGCCGCGGCTGCGCGCCGCCTTCGAGCACGACTTCGCCCGTCAGCCGCAGATGATGGAGCTGTTCATCGAGCGGTTCGGACCGTATCCGTTCGAGGGCTACACCGTGGTCGTCACCGACGACGAGCTCGAGATTCCGATCGAGGCGCAGGGCATCTCGATCTTCGGCGCCAACCACTGCGACGGCAGGCGCGGCGCCGAGCGACTGGTCGCGCACGAGCTGGCGCACCAGTGGTTCGGCAACAGCCTGACCATCCGGCAGTGGCGCGACATCTGGCTACACGAGGGCTTCGCCTGTTACGCCGAATGGATCTGGTCGGAGGCGGCGGGCGGACCCACCGCCGACCAGCTCGCCCGCGCGGCCCGGCACAACCTGGCCAGGCAACCGCAGGACATCGTGGTCGGCGACCCGGGTCCGCAGCGGATGTTCGACGATCGGGTCTACAAGCGCGGCGCCCTCGCCCTGCACGCCCTGCGCTTGGAGCTGGGCAGCACCGCCTTCTTCGATCTGTTGCGCGAGTGGACCATTCGTTATCGGCACGGCTCGGTCACCACCGAGGAATTCACCGATCTGGCCGGGCATTACAGTCCGGTGCCGCTGCGACCGCTGTGGGACAGCTGGCTGGCCGGTAAGCCGCTGCCGCAGCTGCCCCCGTCCGCGGCCTAG